AAAAACTTAAAATCACTTCACACCGCCTTCATAAGAATTTTAATTTACTAACCTTTGAAGGTTATTACAATGTGAACTTGGCAGAGTCTTTGAGAGGTGGCATTTTAAAGGTCCCTGCTGAAGATCTTGGTAAACTGGACGAAAATGAATTTTATTTCCACGAAATCATCGGCTGTACAGTATTTACGGATGAAGGCGAAGAAATCGGCACAATAAGTGAAGTTCTCACGCCTGGCGCTAATGATGTCTGGGTCATTAAACGTAAAGCGGGCAAAGATGTCTTGATTCCTTATATTGAACAAATCGTCAAGTCTGTAGATGTTACTTCTAAGAAAGTAACGATTACACCGATGGAAGGTTTATTAGATTAATGAAAATTGATGTTTTGTCACTGTTTCCAGAAATGTTTGAGGGTGTTCTGGGTAATTCGATTTTAAAAAAAGCTGCTGAGAAAGAGGCCGTTACGTATCAAGTAACCAATTTCCGTGATTTTGCAGATAATAAGCATCACAGGGTTGACGATTATCCCTACGGCGGCGGAGCGGGCATGGTTTTAAAGCCGGAGCCGATCTTTGATGCTGTGGAAGCTTTACGCAGCAAAGCGGAAGACAAACCACGTGTTATTCTTTTATGCCCTCAAGGTGAGCGGTACACTCAAAAAAAAGCGGAAGAGTTGTCGAAGGAAGATCATCTGATTTTCATCTGTGGTCATTATGAAGGATATGATGAACGGATTCGCGAGCATGTTGTCACAGATGAAATTTCAATTGGTGATTATATTCTAACAGGCGGCGAACTTGGGGCAATGATTTTGATTGATAGTGTTGTAAGGCTGTTGCCAGGCGTGCTGGGCAATGAAGATTCTCCGATACTAGATTCTTACTCTTCGGGCCTTCTAGAGCATCCTCACTACACAAGACCTGCTGATTTTCGTGGAATGAAAGTTCCTGATACGTTGTTAT
The Peribacillus sp. FSL H8-0477 genome window above contains:
- the trmD gene encoding tRNA (guanosine(37)-N1)-methyltransferase TrmD; the encoded protein is MKIDVLSLFPEMFEGVLGNSILKKAAEKEAVTYQVTNFRDFADNKHHRVDDYPYGGGAGMVLKPEPIFDAVEALRSKAEDKPRVILLCPQGERYTQKKAEELSKEDHLIFICGHYEGYDERIREHVVTDEISIGDYILTGGELGAMILIDSVVRLLPGVLGNEDSPILDSYSSGLLEHPHYTRPADFRGMKVPDTLLSGNHKHIDEWRSKESLRRTWIRRPDLLENYPLNDQEIKWLEEIKKE
- the rimM gene encoding ribosome maturation factor RimM (Essential for efficient processing of 16S rRNA), producing MEKWFNVGKIVNTHGIQGEIRVISITDFAEKRYKVGNTIYLFMENEKTPKKLKITSHRLHKNFNLLTFEGYYNVNLAESLRGGILKVPAEDLGKLDENEFYFHEIIGCTVFTDEGEEIGTISEVLTPGANDVWVIKRKAGKDVLIPYIEQIVKSVDVTSKKVTITPMEGLLD